One Turneriella parva DSM 21527 genomic region harbors:
- a CDS encoding adenylate/guanylate cyclase domain-containing protein — protein sequence MRDPRTVITSDFVQNAFSAAIIPGYVNFYPFGSLLIGGLLAWITHSYRKSIYQAAQLEVASTELGRYFSPSVRDTIVSQQVSFGGVRVEAAVLFSDIRGFTSMSEKLTAEETVAFLRAYHERMVEVIYRNGGTVDKFIGDGIMVTFGTPQPRSDDAERAVRCAIEMLATLDAMNAQGKTPVAMGIGIDFGHVIAGNIGSASRLEYTVIGDTVNTASRIESATKEYGKSILFSEAVRSRLPAHMHTVEVAEVHLRGKAIGTKLYSVS from the coding sequence ATGCGCGACCCCCGAACGGTCATCACCTCTGACTTTGTGCAGAACGCGTTTTCCGCTGCCATCATACCGGGGTATGTCAACTTTTATCCATTCGGATCTTTACTGATCGGCGGCCTGCTCGCGTGGATAACGCACTCTTACCGAAAATCGATCTACCAGGCGGCTCAGCTTGAAGTTGCCAGCACCGAGCTCGGGCGCTATTTTTCACCCTCAGTGCGCGACACGATTGTGTCGCAGCAGGTGAGCTTCGGGGGTGTTCGGGTTGAAGCGGCTGTGCTCTTCTCAGATATTCGCGGTTTCACGAGCATGAGCGAAAAGCTGACAGCTGAAGAAACAGTTGCGTTTCTGCGCGCGTACCACGAACGCATGGTTGAGGTCATCTACCGTAACGGCGGCACAGTCGATAAGTTCATCGGCGACGGAATCATGGTGACTTTTGGCACTCCTCAACCCCGCTCAGACGACGCAGAACGCGCGGTGCGGTGCGCCATCGAGATGCTGGCAACGCTCGACGCAATGAATGCGCAGGGCAAGACGCCAGTCGCGATGGGCATCGGCATCGATTTTGGTCACGTCATTGCGGGCAACATCGGGTCGGCGAGCCGGCTGGAGTACACGGTGATCGGCGACACTGTGAACACGGCAAGCCGCATCGAAAGCGCGACCAAAGAATATGGCAAGAGTATCCTTTTTTCTGAGGCCGTGAGAAGTCGTCTACCCGCACATATGCATACCGTCGAAGTCGCCGAAGTTCACCTAAGGGGCAAAGCGATAGGGACAAAACTCTATTCTGTCAGCTAA
- a CDS encoding GNAT family N-acetyltransferase: MKLQVRQLQANDFIRWLPLWRGYLTFYESTLTEQTTQTTWQRLTDSQEPMFALGAFTESGELLGIVHCIYHRSCWTIGDYCYLQDLFTSEAARGQGVATALIEAVYARAKADGASRVHWLTHETNAVAQKLYEKLAARSGFIQYRKILRL, encoded by the coding sequence ATGAAATTACAAGTCAGGCAGTTGCAGGCGAATGACTTCATCCGCTGGTTACCCCTCTGGCGGGGATACCTGACTTTTTATGAAAGCACGCTGACCGAACAAACCACACAAACCACATGGCAGCGCCTCACTGACTCGCAAGAACCCATGTTTGCCCTCGGGGCCTTTACCGAATCGGGCGAGCTGCTCGGCATCGTGCACTGCATCTACCACCGCTCATGCTGGACGATCGGCGACTATTGTTATCTGCAAGACCTGTTCACGTCTGAAGCGGCTCGCGGTCAGGGCGTTGCCACTGCGCTCATCGAAGCTGTTTATGCGCGAGCGAAGGCCGATGGCGCTTCGCGTGTGCACTGGTTGACGCACGAAACCAACGCTGTCGCACAGAAGCTCTATGAAAAGCTTGCCGCACGATCGGGGTTTATTCAATACCGAAAAATTTTGCGTTTGTGA